In a genomic window of Helianthus annuus cultivar XRQ/B chromosome 10, HanXRQr2.0-SUNRISE, whole genome shotgun sequence:
- the LOC118482591 gene encoding uncharacterized protein LOC118482591: MNTEWEEEEDDPTYKEESTVFSRLPPEHEAYKPTKRAGYNPKEEHDYTLSYRPEDMAENSKFIREIACAAIDKTKLPHNVGKYNGLTDPDDHLQVFKGAGATGGWNLPTWCHLFAQTFVGAARIWFDNLPAGKIKSWVDFREKFLAHFSQQRRQARDPGDCLNIWRRDYESVEDFITRYNKECLEIGDILEKMMRAHFMRAVKCDDLVKRIKGRDGGPKDWETFVEAAKTIAQTDRQLTGDDHRQRAHNHNDRHNRRGRNQPWKASGHRERSPPRDDARHTINQIAHRKEVKRENREKQWTPLTKTPSEVLATENHQFKPPLQMRNKRGQDPNLFCEFHKDTGHLTDDCFSLKQEIERALRDGKLTHLVKGGKRDYRQIQRRDEGPDNKKLRKLETHMVQGGPRRPRKNYNKRAQDDSWRERQVIFPVVRGGPREKRPIIIPGVVGHYQTDYIFIDPGSTADIIYEQCFNQFDQEDKARLEPVDYPLTGFCNEAVFPLGQISFLVLLSDGRNSRTEEVTFMVLPAHSRHDILLGRESQGDFSMICSAPHSAVGFPTETGIALIYATKEVLATDEIRPAKASKPTPRVEAEKWVLNSTYPEQTVTLGPAMSDLTRAALKKLLHENMDVFAWTPADMVGVPRHIAEHRLNVSEDAKPVVHAKRHLGDIKHDAMKEQVLELLNAWIIREVRYQTWVASPVMVKKPNGSWRMCVDYKDLNKACPRDCYALPDIDEKIDSVATFRWKCFLDCYKGYHQVQMAVQDEDKTAFRTPTGLYCYTKMPFGLKNAGATYQRLMNETFSDAIGKYIEVYMDDLVIMSKEESAMLANIQKTFNTLRNVSIKQNPAKCSFGMEEGKCLGFIVTKDGFKVNPEKVQAIERMPSPSNIKDMQKLAGRLAALNRFLANHAAKSFPFIKTLRNCMKKSQFQWTPEAESAFREMKDCLIKLPTLTAPNKGEPLVLYLSASDRAVGAVLLVDRQGVQTPVYYVSRTLTDPETRYAIMEKLVLALIHASRRLRRYFANHVIHVLTNYNIGNILARPEISGRLAKWAIELGGHNVVFRPRPSIKGQVLADFMTEVPDDKDRECKAMEKAEKKQTEEPWLLYTDGASNEDGAGAGLRLVSPDKHEFTYTIRLDFKSTNNEAEYEAFLAGLRLAIKMGVRHIEAHVDSMLVAGQINGQYEAKGDIMALYLNQAKTLLQTFYSYKVHHINRSENKPADALSKLASTSFQHLAKDVRIEVLSNPSVPLREVSVIQTGTTSWMTPIIMYLQSGILPENKAEARKIQYKSEHYQMADGILYRKSYLGPLLRCVDADDANYLIREVHQGICGIHAGPRMVVAKVMNTGYYWPGMHLDAVKELRKCSGCQRHAPKTMRPKNELVPVTTAWPFQQWGIDMVGPFPEAPGAVKFIIVAVDYFTKWVEAKALASTTSAVVKRFIWEQIICRFGLPLRIITDNGTNFAADDLERWFKELNIEHTFSSVAHPQGNGQVEAVNKSIVDGIKARLGEKRRGWIDELPSILWAHRTMPKTSNEERRIDLDLLEERREMAAINEAKYKSKLEKYYNSRVRICTFNPGDYVLRDNEASNAEKPGKLAPKWEGTYIIDEVLGKGAYKLRTINDKEVPRTWNAQQLRKCYM, encoded by the exons ATGAATACGGAATGGGAAGAGGAGGAAGACGACCCAACTTACAAGGAGGAATCCACAGTGTTTAGCAGACTTCCTCCAGAGCACGAAGCATACAAACCAACCAAGCGCGCGGGGTATAACCCCAAAGAAGAGCATGATTACACCTTGAGCTATCGTCCTGAGGACATGgcagaaaattcaaaattcatccGAGAAATCGCATGCGCGGCCATCGACAAAACAAAATTACCACACAACGTGGGTAAATACAACGGGTTGACGGACCCAGATGATCACCTCCAGGTGTTTAAGGGCGCAGGGGCAACAGGCGGATGGAACTTACCAACATGGTGCCATCTGTTTGCTCAGACATTCGTCGGCGCGGCGCGCATTTGGTTCGACAACTTACCGGCAGGCAaaatcaaatcatgggtcgaTTTCAGAGAGAAGTTCCTAGCACACTTCTCTCAACAGAGAAGACAAGCCAGAGACCCTGGTGACTGTTTAAACATATGGAGAAGAGACTACGAGAGCGTAGAGGATTTCATCACAAGATACAACAAAGAATGCTTAGAGATCGGTGACATACTAGAAAAGATGATGCGCGCACACTTCATGAGAGCGGTCAAGTGCGATGACTTGGTTAAAAGAATCAAAGGGCgagacggaggacccaaagactGGGAAACCTTCGTAGAAGCAGCCAAAACAATTGCGCAGACAGACAGGCAGTTGACCGGTGACGATCACCGTCAGCGCGCGCACAACCATAACGATCGACACAACAGAAGGGGCAGAAATCAACCCTGGAAGGCTTCTGGGCACAGAGAAAGAAGCCCCCCACGGGATGATGCACGCCATACGATCAACCAGATAGCCCATCGAAAGGAAGTGAAGCGTGAAAATAGAGAAAAGCAGTGGACTCCACTGACCAAAACACCTTCTGAAGTCTTGGCCACAGAGAACCATCAGTTCAAACCACCCTTGCAAATGCGCAACAAGAGAGGCCAAGACCCGAATCTcttctgtgaattccacaaagatACGGGCCACTTAACCGACGACTGTTTCAGTCTAAAGCAAGAAATCGAGAGAGCCCTGCGAGATGGAAAGCTCACTCATTTGGTCAAAGGCGGAAAGCGCGACTACCGCCAAATACAAAGAAGAGATGAAGGACCAGATAACAAAAAGCTCAGAAAGCTAGAAACCCACATGGTGCAAGGAGGTCCACGAAGACCAAGGAAAAACTACAACAAGCGCGCGCAAGATGATTCATGGCGCGAAAGGCAAGTTATTTTTCCAGTTGTTAGAGGGGGTCCAAGAGAAAAGCGACCAATAATCATTCCAGGTGTGGTTGGCCATTACCAgacagattacatcttcattgatCCCGGGAGCACCGCGGATATTATATATGAACAGTGCTTCAATCAATTCGATCAAGAGGACAAGGCGCGCCTAGAGCCAGTCGACTACccactaactggtttctgcaacgaggCCGTCTTTCCCCTGGGACAAATATCATTTCTGGTGTTGCTATCAGACGGGAGAAATTCAAGAACTGAAGAAGTCACATTCATGGTATTGCCGGCGCACTCAAGACATGACATCCTCCTGggaagagaatcccaaggagatttcagtaTGATCTGCTCTGCACCACATTCCGCTGTTGGATTCCCTACCGAAACAGGCATTGCACTGATATATGCCACTAAGGAAGTTTTAGCAACAGACGAAATCAGACCAGCCAAAGCAAGCAAGCCGACACCGCGCGTAGAGGCAGAGAAATGGGTATTAAACAGCACATACCCAGAACAAACAGTCACTCTGGGGCCCGCCATGTCCGACCTGACGCGCGCGGCGCTCAAGAAATTATTGCATGAAaacatggacgtgttcgcctggacaccggcTGATATGGTTGGTGTCCCACGACATATAGCAGAACACCGTCTAAACGTCTCCGAAGATGCAAAACCAGTGGTACATGCCAAACGACACCTTGGCGACATCAAACACGATGCTATGAAAGAACAAGTGTTGGAGTTGCTAAACGCATGGATCATCAGGGAAGTCCGGTACCAAACATGGGTAGCAAGCCCAGTAATGGTAAAGAAACCGAATGGTAgttggagaatgtgtgtcgactacaaggatctgaacaaagcatgtcccCGTGACTGCTACGCTTTACCAGACATAGACGAGAAAATAGATTCTGTGGCAACATTTCGGTGGAAATGTTTTCTGGATTGCTACAAGGGGTACCACCAGGTTCAAATGGCCGTTCAAGACGAGgataaaaccgcattccgcacaCCAACGGGGCTGTATTGTTACACAAAGATGCCGTTCGGCTTAAAGAATGCAGGCGCAACATACCAAAGGCTGATGAACGAAACATTTAGTGACGCAATTGGTAAGTACATAGAAGTGTACATGGATGATCTGGTAATCATGAGCAAGGAAGAGAGCGCGATGCTGGCAAATATCCAAAAGACCTTCAACACGCTGCGCAACGTAAGTATCAAACAAAACCCAGCAAAGTGCTCGTTCggaatggaagaagggaagtGCTTGGGCTTTATAGTCACAAAAGACGGCTTCAAGGTAAATCCAGAGAAGGTCCAAGCCATAGAAAGAATGCCTTCACCGTCAAACATCAAAGACATGCAGAAGCTGGCAGGACGATTAGCAGCACTCAATCGTTTTCTAGCTAACCATGCTGCAAAATCCTTCCCATTCATCAAGACCTTGCGCAACTGCATGAAGAAAAGCCAGTTccaatggactccggaagcagaaagcgcattccgcgagatgaaagactgTCTCATCAAGCTACCAACGctaaccgcaccaaacaaaggAGAACCTTTGGTACTTTACCTCTCAGCTTCCGATAGGGCAGTCGGGGCCGTACTGCTCGTTGATCGTCAAGGTGTCCAAACGCCTGTATATTACGTGTCTCGAACCTTGACCGACCCTGAAACCAGATACGCAATCATGGAGAAGCTTGTCCTTGCACTGATCCACGCGTCAAGAAGGTTGCGCAGATATTTCGCTAATCACGTCATCCACGTGCTAACAAACTACAATATCGGAAATATCCTAGCAAGGCCAGAAATATCGGGAAGGTTGgccaaatgggcaatagagctaGGGGGACACAATGTGGTTTTCAGACCACGTCCATCGATCAAGGGCCAAGTCTTGGCAGATTTTATGACAGAAGTCCCAGATGACAAAGACAGAGAATGTAAGGCGATGGAGAAAGCTGAGAAAAAACAAACAGAAGAGCCATGGCTACTGTACACAGATGGTGCATCTAACGAAGATGGGGCAGGCGCAGGGCTAAGGCTAGTAAGCCCTGACAAACACGAGTTCACATACACCATACGCCTAGacttcaaaagcacaaacaatgAAGCGGAGTACGAAGCCTTCCTGGCCGGCTTGCGTTTGGCAATCAAAATGGGGGTCCGACACATCGAAGCACACGTGGACTCCATGTTAGTAGCAGGCCAAATCAACGGCCAGTATGAAGCCAAGGGCGACATAATGGCACTCTATCTCAACCAAGCGAAGACGTTGCTACAAACCTTCTATTCCTACAAGGTGCATCACATAAACCGCAGCGAAAACAAGCCGGCAGATGCTTTAAGCAAGCTTGCGTCGACAAGTTTCCAGCACCTAGCAAAGGATGTGCGCATAGAAGTTTTGAGCAACCCATCTGTTCCACTCAGAGAAGTAAGCGTCATCCAAACAGGAACCACGTCCTGGATGACACCCATAATCATGTACTTACAGTCCGGGATACTTCCAGAAAACAAAGCTGAGGCGCGAAAGATCCAATACAAATCAGAACATTATCAGATGGCAGACGGGATACTGTATCGGAAGTCATATCTCGGCCCGCTGCTAAGATGTGTTGACGCCGACGACGCGAATTATCTGATCCGGGAAGTACATCAAGGCATTTGTGGTATCCATGCCGGGCCGCGAATGGTAGTGGCAAAAGTAATGAATACCGGAtactactggcccgggatgcatctTGATGCCGTGAAAGAATTGAGAAAATGCAGTGGCTGCCAGAGGCACGCGCCAAAGACCATGCGCCCCAAGAACGAACTGGTGCCAGTAACGaccgcatggccttttcaacaatggggcatagacatggtaggCCCTTTCCCAGAAGCTCCGGGGGCAGTCAAGTTTATAATAGtcgcggttgattacttcaccaagtgggtagaagcaaaaGCCCTCGCATCAACCACATCGGCAGTCGTTAAACGATTCATATGGGAGCAAATCATATGCCGGTTCGGCTTACCCCTCAGAATCATCACCGACAATGGAACAAACTTTGCAGCAGATGatctcgaacgatggttcaaagaactGAACATCGAACATACCTTCTCTTCGGTTGctcacccgcaagggaacggtcaAGTCGAAGCAGTCAACAAGAGCATCGTCGATGGCATAAAGGCAAGGCTCGGTGAAAAACGACGAGGTTGGATCGATGAACTACCCAGCATACTAtgggcccatagaacaatgccaaaaacaagcaacg aagaaaggaggatcgacctggaTCTCCTAGAAGAACGGAGAGAGATGGCAGCAATCAATGAAGCCAAATACAAATCAAAGCTCGAAAAGTATTACAACTCCAGAGTCCGAATCTGCACATTCAACCCAGGAGATTATGTCCTAAGAGACAATGAAGCATCCAACGCGGAGAAACCAGGaaaactggctcccaaatgggaaggcaCATACATCATTGACGAAGTACTCGGCAAGGGAGCCTACAAACTACGCACCATCaacgacaaagaggttccacgaacctggaatgccCAGCAACTCCGAAAGTGCTACATGTAA